From a single Gracilimonas sp. genomic region:
- a CDS encoding serine hydrolase — MKKLTTLLCAFLLTAPLTVAQNSTPLKIGEQIEGALKTGETDVFTLTVDTDQFVYGFANQKTVDVVITVHGPEGEQIGTYDNPARGKENFQFNTKKAGEYRFEIAPFEDEEGEYSILVSTVEPIATEPDGKVDQMMRPYTGNDVPGAAAMVIIDGEVVFQKSYGMANLTHDIPMSENTRHNIGSTSKQFLAFGSLLLEQEGKLNLDDDVRDYIPELPEFEHTVTLRHLINHTNGYREFLNLVAMTGRNPSTSLSQEKIIEIVQRQPELQNEPGTEWNYNNTGYALMTEVIERVTNMTFPQWMLENVFKPIGMNHTVVRANQKQVVPNRSLGYQNSKDGGVEEVTDLGGAMGAGGIHTTMGDLAKWIDHLLDPKVGTKAMIKEMSTSDTLKNGNPTNYGLGLMIGKHRGLDFIQHGGADMAHRSMLRVVPAIRGAVVTQSNFASFDGSIANQISETFFEDFMEPVSDEEGGEEEMPAEETETFVYNPADFEPLTGRYELEVMPGFILTFSRDGDRIYTQATGQPEINITATSDSTFSLIGVNASVTFHQNEDGTVDSLTLHQNGNHIAKRIEFELSLEEMEEYTGRYFSDEIETVYDIALADSSLSLQNYQLEDDIKLLPGSADSFSGGFPISEVKFVRNDAGEIIGFDAGNGRTVGVFFKKWSDTK; from the coding sequence ATGAAAAAACTGACTACGCTACTATGTGCATTTCTGTTAACGGCACCTTTAACGGTTGCTCAAAATTCAACCCCTCTAAAAATAGGTGAACAAATTGAAGGTGCGCTGAAAACTGGTGAAACAGATGTGTTTACCCTTACTGTTGACACCGATCAGTTTGTATATGGATTTGCCAATCAAAAAACGGTAGATGTGGTTATTACAGTGCATGGACCGGAAGGTGAGCAGATTGGAACCTATGATAATCCAGCAAGAGGGAAAGAAAATTTTCAGTTTAATACAAAAAAAGCCGGGGAATACCGTTTTGAAATCGCACCATTTGAAGACGAAGAAGGAGAATACTCCATTTTGGTATCAACTGTGGAGCCGATAGCCACAGAACCTGACGGCAAGGTAGATCAAATGATGAGGCCGTATACCGGGAATGATGTTCCGGGTGCAGCGGCTATGGTGATAATAGATGGGGAAGTCGTATTTCAAAAATCATATGGTATGGCAAACCTGACGCATGATATCCCGATGTCTGAAAACACCCGTCATAATATTGGTTCTACATCAAAACAGTTTTTGGCATTTGGATCCCTTTTGCTGGAACAGGAAGGCAAGCTTAATCTGGATGATGATGTACGTGATTACATCCCGGAGCTGCCGGAGTTTGAACACACCGTTACGCTCAGGCATCTGATCAATCACACCAACGGTTACCGTGAATTTTTGAATCTGGTTGCGATGACGGGAAGAAATCCAAGCACCAGTCTAAGTCAGGAGAAAATTATAGAAATCGTTCAGCGACAGCCGGAGCTCCAAAATGAGCCGGGGACGGAATGGAATTATAACAACACCGGCTATGCACTTATGACGGAAGTAATAGAGCGGGTAACAAATATGACCTTTCCGCAGTGGATGCTGGAAAATGTGTTTAAACCGATTGGGATGAATCATACCGTGGTACGAGCCAATCAAAAACAGGTAGTTCCAAATCGATCTCTCGGATATCAAAATTCGAAAGACGGAGGAGTGGAAGAAGTAACAGATTTAGGCGGAGCTATGGGGGCCGGAGGCATTCACACTACAATGGGCGACCTGGCCAAATGGATAGATCACCTTCTGGATCCAAAAGTGGGCACTAAAGCTATGATAAAAGAAATGTCCACGTCAGACACTTTAAAAAATGGAAACCCAACAAACTATGGGTTGGGCTTGATGATCGGTAAACACAGGGGGCTGGATTTTATACAACACGGAGGAGCAGATATGGCCCACCGATCTATGTTGAGAGTTGTTCCGGCTATCAGGGGGGCAGTGGTAACCCAAAGTAATTTTGCCTCTTTTGACGGAAGTATTGCAAACCAAATCTCGGAAACCTTTTTTGAAGATTTTATGGAGCCGGTTTCTGACGAAGAAGGCGGCGAAGAAGAAATGCCAGCTGAAGAAACAGAAACCTTTGTGTACAACCCGGCCGATTTTGAGCCGCTGACAGGACGTTACGAGCTGGAGGTGATGCCCGGCTTTATCCTCACATTCTCAAGAGACGGAGATCGTATTTACACACAGGCGACCGGGCAGCCGGAAATAAATATTACAGCTACATCTGACTCTACCTTTAGCCTGATAGGTGTGAACGCGTCGGTGACTTTTCACCAGAATGAAGACGGTACGGTTGATTCACTCACGCTGCATCAAAATGGAAATCACATTGCGAAGAGAATCGAATTTGAGCTTTCACTGGAAGAAATGGAAGAATATACCGGCCGCTACTTCAGCGACGAAATAGAAACGGTATATGATATTGCCTTGGCCGACAGCTCCTTGTCGTTACAGAATTATCAGCTGGAAGATGATATCAAGCTTTTACCCGGAAGTGCCGATTCATTTAGCGGAGGATTTCCGATTTCTGAGGTTAAATTTGTAAGAAACGATGCCGGTGAAATAATCGGATTCGATGCCGGAAATGGCCGGACAGTAGGTGTGTTCTTTAAAAAATGGAGTGATACAAAGTAA
- a CDS encoding trypsin-like peptidase domain-containing protein, producing the protein MVRHATILSLLILLFTGCNPDQKATIPDKAPLASLSTIAPAKAQKQSDPAQNQTQPTVDDSRKNAITNAVEKAGPAVVSITVTELQRGYTREFDSFFFRYFDVPVQREVKSSGSGFIISEDGLVVTNEHVASKNSKTIMVALSDGSKHEAELLGSDELADLSLLQIKGDRTSFPHVEFADSDDIMVGEWSIAMGNPFGLFADGQPSVTVGVVSAKERDFRPDPQDPRVYVEMIQTDAAINRGNSGGPLVNSNGEVMGVNTFIFTGGTSSGFVGLGFAIPSNRVQKIISQLQESGSVSLEYDPGMKFVPVTRQLIMQYPSIPRVLGLFVTEVNKSGPAYECGIMPGDVIVQIGEERVTSDMHAWALMREYEEGEEMTLHLIRDNKQYKTSMKLRKRVQGR; encoded by the coding sequence ATGGTTAGACACGCTACTATTCTTTCTCTGCTGATCTTATTGTTTACAGGGTGTAATCCCGACCAAAAGGCAACGATTCCGGATAAAGCTCCATTAGCTTCTTTAAGCACTATTGCTCCGGCAAAAGCTCAAAAACAATCAGACCCGGCTCAAAATCAAACCCAGCCAACCGTCGATGACTCCCGCAAAAATGCCATCACCAATGCTGTGGAAAAGGCCGGCCCGGCGGTTGTAAGCATTACAGTTACCGAACTTCAACGGGGATATACCCGTGAATTTGACTCTTTCTTTTTCAGATACTTTGATGTGCCGGTTCAGCGTGAAGTTAAAAGCTCCGGCTCAGGATTTATCATCAGTGAAGACGGACTGGTTGTTACCAATGAACATGTAGCCAGTAAAAACTCCAAAACCATTATGGTGGCCCTTTCGGATGGCAGCAAACATGAAGCTGAATTGCTGGGCTCTGATGAACTCGCTGATTTATCCCTGCTGCAAATCAAAGGCGACCGAACGTCTTTTCCCCATGTAGAATTTGCGGACTCCGATGATATCATGGTGGGTGAATGGTCCATAGCTATGGGCAACCCATTCGGGCTTTTTGCAGACGGACAGCCCTCCGTTACTGTAGGAGTGGTAAGTGCCAAAGAACGTGACTTCCGCCCTGACCCCCAGGACCCTCGCGTTTATGTTGAAATGATTCAAACCGATGCTGCTATTAATCGCGGTAATTCCGGTGGACCTCTGGTGAACAGCAACGGCGAGGTGATGGGCGTCAATACCTTTATTTTTACAGGAGGAACCAGTTCCGGTTTTGTGGGATTAGGCTTTGCCATTCCCAGTAACCGTGTTCAAAAAATTATATCACAGCTTCAGGAATCCGGCTCTGTTTCTTTGGAATATGATCCGGGAATGAAATTCGTGCCCGTTACCCGACAGCTGATCATGCAGTATCCAAGCATCCCGCGGGTTCTCGGCTTATTTGTGACTGAAGTGAACAAAAGCGGACCTGCCTATGAATGTGGCATTATGCCCGGTGATGTAATTGTCCAAATTGGAGAAGAGCGCGTAACCAGCGACATGCATGCCTGGGCCCTAATGCGGGAATACGAAGAGGGCGAAGAAATGACCCTCCACCTAATCCGCGATAACAAGCAATATAAAACCAGCATGAAGCTGAGAAAACGCGTTCAGGGTCGGTAA
- a CDS encoding response regulator, whose product MDKDYTLLIIDDDTPIHLILNKMLGDEYNILMAGTAQEGIDMLAEKKVHFILTDIHMPGMSGLDFLQALMEDADRKNIPVLIMTSLPTVEKEQMALGLGAADFIDKSLFNEKPEELKNRIRAKMVSNVDIPDLPPELDLDRKAITKSILFEVSSGDFVHTTQKLCKILGQKLQTDHLSFWMIKGDKVQMLLANGVQPPPRYGPRELKREETFQRLLKKKRPYMVNNVYTTGRGILIETSQDEGLPAEIGIPLFAITEKQLIKNKMKIPPTVPLFGYVVLKRKRVFTSKEYKMTSVLMMHLGTILFRLFRNM is encoded by the coding sequence ATGGATAAGGATTATACCCTATTAATTATCGATGACGATACCCCCATTCATCTTATACTTAATAAGATGCTGGGTGATGAGTATAACATCCTGATGGCAGGTACCGCCCAGGAAGGCATTGATATGCTTGCCGAAAAGAAAGTCCATTTCATCCTGACTGATATCCATATGCCGGGGATGTCGGGCCTCGATTTCCTGCAGGCCCTGATGGAAGATGCCGACCGTAAAAACATCCCGGTTCTCATCATGACCAGCCTGCCTACTGTAGAAAAAGAGCAAATGGCACTTGGGCTGGGAGCCGCCGATTTTATCGATAAATCCCTTTTTAATGAGAAGCCGGAAGAACTGAAGAATCGGATCAGGGCCAAGATGGTGTCCAATGTTGATATTCCGGACTTACCCCCTGAATTAGATCTTGACCGGAAAGCCATCACCAAAAGTATTTTATTCGAAGTATCATCTGGAGATTTTGTTCATACCACGCAAAAGCTATGCAAAATTTTGGGTCAGAAACTGCAAACCGATCATCTCTCCTTCTGGATGATTAAGGGTGATAAGGTTCAAATGCTGCTTGCTAACGGCGTTCAGCCCCCACCAAGATATGGCCCTCGTGAACTTAAACGAGAGGAGACCTTTCAACGACTGCTTAAGAAGAAAAGGCCATATATGGTTAACAATGTGTACACCACGGGGAGAGGAATCTTAATTGAAACTTCTCAGGATGAAGGGCTTCCTGCTGAAATTGGTATTCCTTTATTTGCCATCACAGAAAAGCAGCTTATAAAGAATAAAATGAAAATTCCGCCTACTGTTCCGTTATTTGGCTATGTGGTGCTGAAGCGAAAAAGGGTTTTTACATCCAAAGAGTATAAAATGACTTCTGTACTTATGATGCATCTTGGCACCATTTTATTTCGCTTGTTCAGAAATATGTAA